DNA sequence from the Gemmatimonadota bacterium genome:
GGCGGCGACGACGCGACCGTGTTGCCCGTCCCCCTGATGAACATCCTCAACGGCGGCGTGCACGCGTCGAACGGCCTGGACGTCCAGGAGTTCATGATCGCGCCCGTCGGCCTGCCGGACTTCCAGAGCGCCCTGCGTGCGGGGGTGGAGATCTTCCACTCGCTCAAGGGGCTTTTGACCGCCCGCGGCCTATCGACCAACGTGGGCGACGAGGGCGGTTTCGCGCCGGATCTGGACAGCAATCAGGCGGCGATAGACGCCGTCGCGGAGGCCATCGAGCAGGCGGGCTACCGTCCCGGGGAGGACGTCGCGCTGGCGCTGGATGTCGCCGCCAGCGAGTTCCACAGTGACGGTCTCTACGCCATGGACGGCGCCGAGCGTACGGCCGAGGAGATGACGGCGCTTTGGTCCGACTGGCTCGATCGCTACCCACTCGTGTCCATCGAGGACCCGCTCGACGAGAACGACTGGTCCGGCTGGCAGGCGCTCACGGCCGCCGTGGGTGACCGCGTTCAACTCGTCGGGGACGATCTATTCGTCACGAACCCCCTTCGACTGGCGCGCGGGATCGACTCGGGGGTGGCCAACGCCGTTCTGATCAAGGTCAACCAGATCGGAACCCTGTCGGAGACGCTGGAGGCGATAGGGATGGCGCGCGCCGCCGGATATCGCTATGTCATTAGTCACAGGTCGGGCGAGACGGAGGATACGTTTATCGCCGACCTCGCGGTCGCGACCGGCGCCGGCCAGATCAAGACCGGAAGCGCGAGCCGCACCGATCGGGTGGCCAAGTACAACCGGCTGCTTCGCATCGCGGAAGAGCTGGGGGAGCGGGCGCACTATCCCGGACGCGAGTTGTTTCCGGGCTGAGTAG
Encoded proteins:
- the eno gene encoding phosphopyruvate hydratase — its product is MSRITAVRARTIIDSRGNPTVEADVVVEGGAMGRAAVPSGASTGEFEAVELRDGDPRRWAGKGVDRAVRNVEEIIAPAVIGRDAQDQAGLDEALRELDGTDNKGVLGANAILAVSLAAARAGASERGVPLYRYLGGDDATVLPVPLMNILNGGVHASNGLDVQEFMIAPVGLPDFQSALRAGVEIFHSLKGLLTARGLSTNVGDEGGFAPDLDSNQAAIDAVAEAIEQAGYRPGEDVALALDVAASEFHSDGLYAMDGAERTAEEMTALWSDWLDRYPLVSIEDPLDENDWSGWQALTAAVGDRVQLVGDDLFVTNPLRLARGIDSGVANAVLIKVNQIGTLSETLEAIGMARAAGYRYVISHRSGETEDTFIADLAVATGAGQIKTGSASRTDRVAKYNRLLRIAEELGERAHYPGRELFPG